ACTATTTTTGAAATTATATTAAATGGATGAATATTTATATTTTTTACCAATAAGAATCCATATTTGGTATGTTTTTTTACTAATTCCCAATCCTCTTTATTAAGAGAAGATGGTTTTAATAATATATTATCTGGAATGAATGATTTACCAATATCGTGTGATATAGCTCCGTAATACAAACCCTTTAATGATATTTCGTCTAAATTTAATTTTTTACCAATAAAAAGAGATAAATCCCCTAATAATTTATTATGTTTTATACTGTATTCTTTTATCTCTGATATTTTACCTAGTATTTGAAATAAAATTTCTATTTGTTCATAATAGTTATTTTTTATATTTTCTGTTTCAATAATTTTCAAACTCAATTCTTCAAATAACATGTTTAAATTCTCTTTAACTAAATCAGATTCAAATGGTAAGTCATCAATAATTCTTTTGAAATTTAATTCAAAAGATCTATAATTCATTTTCCCATATAATAATTTTTTAAAAGATTCTAAAAACAATACAATAGCATTATTTTCACTTTTTAAAACATTAATATTTTTTTTGAGTATATCATTTTCGTAAATTGCATTAACAAAAGGCGTTTTTATCATTTCTAAATTTTTCATTAATATTTCAAATAGAGCATTAAATTCTCTTATTGGGGTTTTTATATATTTAAAATCACTATTTAACAATTTTTCTATATTAAAATTTTTCAATAAAGACATATTTATATTGTAATTTTTATAAATATAATTATATATTGATGATATAAATACAATAGTAAATATAAAACTTATAATTAATGAATAAATTATTGTTTTATAATAATCAATAATATGATTAAAATACCTAACTTTAAAAAATACTCTAATTTTTAATATATCAAAAAAAATTTCAAAATCACTTAAATAATATGATCTTTCTTTAGTTATTTTATTTGATAATATTAAACTATTATATTTATTAAAAAGAGTTTTATTACCATATAGAAAATTATTATCATTATCAGTTATATAATATTCAAAATCCAAAGTTATATTAGAAAAATATTCATCTAAAATTTTATATAGATTTAATTTAAAAAAATTTTTAATACCGTTATTCTCAACTAATAAATATAAATCATTATTTTTAATTCCTGTAATATAAATATCATAATAAAATAAACTTTTTAAAAATTTTTTATAATTAAATTCTATAAATTCATTATTTTCAGCTCTAAATAATATGGATGGTTTGAAAGATGATGAAAAATAATTAATGATATAATCATCAAAATTTTTTTCCAATAAATCGCTCGAAACATTAATTGTTAATTTTGTATTTTCATAAAATTTATTTACTTGTTCATTTTGTTTTAATAAAGATGATATTATAATAAAAGATATTATAAAAGAAATTAATGATATAATAATAGAAAAAAAATAAATACTTTTTATAGAATAAATCTTCATCTTTTCACCTCAAGAATAAGATTTATTATATTATATCATAGAAAGGGGATAAAACATGGTATTTTATGAACTATTTGTAAGATCTTTTTATGATTCAAATAATGATGGAATTGGAGATTTAAAAGGACTCACAATGAAATTAGATTATTTAAAAGAATTAGGAGTAGAAGGTATTTGGTTGTTACCAATTATGCAATCGGCTGCATTCCATGGTTATACAGTTATCGATTTTTATTCTATAAATCCATCTTATGGAAATATCGATGATTTTAAAGAATTAATCCAAGAAGCACATAATAGAAACATAAAAATAATATTGGATATACCAATTAACCATACTTCTGTAAAATGTGAGTGGTTTCAAAAAGCTGTAAATGGAGACGAGAAATACAAAAACTATTATGTATGGGCAAATGAAAAAACTAATTTAAAAGAAAAAAGACATTGGGACGATAGTTTGATATGGTTCAAATATAAAAACAAATATTTTTATGGATTATTTGGATCATCATCTCCTGATTTAAATTTTGAAAATAAAGAATTATGGAATGAAATAAAAAATATTTTTAAATTCTGGTTAGATTTAGGAGTTGATGGATTTAGATTAGATGCTGCAAAACATATTTTTGACTATGATATAGAAAATATGAAATTTAAATATCAACATGAAAAAAACATTGAATTTTGGAATGAAATGGTTAATTATATAAAAAATATTAATAAAAACGCTATAATAATTAGTGAAATATGGGATTCTCCAGAAATTGTTAAAAAATATCATGGAATTTTTGATGTTGAATTTAACTTTCCATTTTCATATTATATAAAAGATACAATTAAATATCATGATCCAAGAATATTAGTTCAAGGAATTAATGAAACACTACATCATTATATATCAGGTAGTATTAAATCCATATCAGGAAATTTCTTTACAAATCATGATATGGAAAGATTAATGACAACTTTTAACGAAGATATAAATATGTCTAAAATGGCTTTTAATATTTTAATGACTTTACCAGGTTATCCATTTATATATTATGGTGATGAAATCGGTATGCGTGGGAAAATAATTGATGTGAATTATACAGAAGACTCCCAAGAACCCATGCAATGGTATGAATCTGGATTTGGCCCCGGACAAACAGAATGGAAAGGTTGCAAATTTAATCCTCCATATAATTTTATCTCAGTTGAAGAACAAGAAAAAATTAAGCAATCGATATTAAATCATGTCAAGGATCTTATTTCTTTTAGAAAAGAAAATAAATGGTTAGAAAATTCTCTTATTTCAAACTTATTTAATGATAGATTTACAATTAGTTATATTTTAAAATCACACAATAAAGAAATAAAAGTTTATCATAATATTAAACCACAGAAAACAAAAGTAAAGAAAGAAACATATAAATCATATAAAATATATGGACAAGGAATAATTAAAGATAATTATATAGTATTAGAAGGTTTTTCTTCTATTATTCTTGAAAAATAACATGGAGGTGATAGTATTAAAAAACATATATTTATTTTATTGTTAATTTTTATTACTATAATTAATTTTGGTGAAACAAAAAGTTATAATTTAACTAGCGAAACAAATTTAAAATTATTTTTAACAGATTTTATGAATAAGGAATATAAATTAACGACTGGAAATGAGCTAAAACCAGATAGAAGAGTTTTGCTAGCAGAATCTATTTTAATTGCATCTAAAGAATTTCAAATATCTCCAATTTTAATAGCAGCTATTATTGATACTGAAACTAATTTTAGAAATGTTATTGGAAAATACGGAGAAATTGGATATATGCAAATTCGTCCTGAGACAGCAAAATATATTATAGAAATGTATATAGATATTTTCAAAAAATATGATTATTATAAATTAGATTTAAACTGGATTAAAGATAGATTGTTATACGATCCTAAATATAATATATTAGTAGGAACAGCATATTTAAATTATTTAAGAGAACTTCATGGAGATATAACTCATGCAATAGGATGGTATAATGGCGGTGGAAACTCTTATTATTTAGATAAAGTAGTATATAAAATTGCTCAAATAACTATAGAATATCCAATAATTTAGGAACCTTTTGGTTCCTATTTTTTTATGTTATAATATATTATAACTAATTTTAATTAGAGGTGGTTCTTATTTTAAAAAACGATTTATTAAAAATAATTAATTATACAATAGATTCAGTATTACCTGAAAATTCTGTAAGAAAAAATATTAAAAAAATGAATATTTTAAATGAAAAAATATTTTTACTTTCTATTGGAAAAGCTGCATGGCGAATGGCTAAAGCAGCAAAAGAAGAATTAAAAGAAAATATTAAGTCGGGTATAGTAATAACAAAATACAATCATAACTTAGGGGATATTGATAGTTTAGAAATTTATGAAGCTGGTCATCCTATTCCAGATGAAAATTCTATTAAAGCTACAAAAAGGGTTTTAGAAATTATAAATAGTTTAGAAGATGATTTTATTATATTATTTTTAATTTCTGGTGGTGGCTCATCATTATTTGAATTACCAGAAGACAATATTTCTCTAGATGAAATCCAATATATTACACATCAATTATTAAGATCTGGAGCTAATATAAATGAAATTAATGCAATACGTAAGCGATTATCAAAAGTAAAAGGTGGTAAGTTTGCAAATTTAGTATATCCAAAAAAAATAAAAGCATTAGTTCTGTCTGATGTTTTAGGGGATAAATTAGAATCCATAGCTTCAGGTCCTGCATATAAAGATATAAATTCATCAAAAAAAATTGAAGATATTATAAAAAAATATAATATTAATGTAAATAATAGTATTAAAAAAGTATTATTCAAAGAACCCCCTAAAAATATCGTTAATGCACAACATATAATAATTGGAAGTGTTAAGATTGCTTGTGAAAAGGCCTTTGAAAAAGCAAAAGATTTAGGTTATAATGCATTATTATTAACAACATCGTTAAGTTGTGAAGCAAAAGAAGCTGGCAAATTTTTTGCAAATATAGCACTAGAAGAACTAAAATATAACAATCCAATAAAAAAACCATGTGCTATTATTGCTGGTGGAGAAACAATTGTAAATGTTAAAGGAAATGGTTTAGGCGGAAGAAATCAAGAACTATCTTACTCTTTTGCGTTAGAAGTAGAGGGATTAAAAAATATTGCTTTTGCATCAGTTGGAACTGATGGTACAGATGGACCTACAGATGCCGCTGGAGGAATAGTTGATGGTTTTACCTCAATTAAATTAAAAACAAAAGGCTTAGATCCATATATTTTTCTTGAAAATAATGACACATATAATGCTCTTGAAGAAGCTGGAGATTTATTAAAAATTGGTCCTACAGGAACAAATGTTAATGATATTATAATATTATTAGTAGGAGGTAATTAAATGGATAAATTAGCCGTTCTTTGGACAACTGAAAATGAGGAAACTTTTTCAAAAATGATTTTTCCATATGTATATAATTCTAAGAAAAAAGGTTGGTTTGATGAAGTAGTTCTTATAATTTGGGGGCCTTCACAACTAAAAGCTATTGAGAAATTTAGCGATGATATAAAAAAACTTATAGACATAAATGTTATTGTAGAAGCATGTAAATGGTGCAGTGATCAGTATAATATATCTAATGAATTAGAAGAATTAGGAATTAATGTAAGATATACAGGTGAACCGTTAACTCATTACTTAAAAAATAATTATAAAGTTTTAAGTATATAAAATAACCTCCAAAGTATTGATTACTTTGGAGGTATATATTATTTATTTTTATGCCATTTAAAATATATTCCTGCTAGGGGAGGTAACGTTATATTAATAGAATTTTCTCTACCGTGGAATGGCACTTTTTCTGAGAAAACTCCTCCTTGATTTCCAACATTACTTCCCCAATATATTTCTGAATCAGTATTTAATATTTCTTTATAAAACCCTTCTCTTGGTACTCCAATCCTATAATTATATCTAACAACAGGAGTAAAATTGAAAATTGCAATAATTAAATCATCATCTTTTTTACCTTTTCTAATAAAAGATATAACACTATTTTCTTCATCTTTAAAATCTATCCATTCAAATCCATCTGGCGAATGATCTAATTCATATAACTCCGGAAGATTAATATATAAATAATTAAGATCTGTAACCAATTTTAATAATTTTCTATGAGATTCAAAATCCAATAAATTCCAATCTAATGATTTATTACAATTCCATTCATTAAATTGAGCAATATCATTTCCCATAAATAATAATTTTTTACCAGGATGTGCAAACATATATGAATAAAATAACCTTAAATTAGCAAATTTCTGCCAATAATCACCAGGCATTTTATTTATCATAGATCCTTTCTCATGAACAACCTCATCATGCGATAATACTAATACATAGTTTTCTGAATATGCATATACCATAGAAAAAGTTAACTCATTTTGATGATATTTTCTATATAATGGATCTCTTTCTATATACCTTAAAGAGTCATTCATCCACCCCATATTCCATTTCATAGAAAATCCCAATCCATCAAAATCAATAGGTTTTGTTATACCAGGCCAAGACGTAGATTCTTCAGCTATTGTTAATATACCAGGAAAGTATTGATGCGTTATTTTATTAAAATATTTCAAAAATTCAATAGCATCTAAATTTTCTCTTCCGCCATATATATTAGGTACCCATTCACCATCTTTTCTACTAAAATCCAAATAAAGCATAGAAGCTACAGCATCTACTCTCAAACCATCTATATGAAATTTATCTAACCAATATAATGCATTTGATATTAAAAAGTTTTTTACTTCATTTCTCCCATAATTAAAAATATATGTTCCCCAATCCGGGTGTTCCCCCATTCTTGGGTCCATATGCTCATATAATGCAGTTCCATCAAATTTACCTAATCCATGAGAATCTTTAGGAAAGTGACCAGGTACCCAATCTAATATAACTCCTATATTATTTTGATGCATATAATCTACAAAATACATAAAATCTTCTGGTGTACCAAATCTGCTAGTTGGTGAAAAATATCCAGTAACTTGATACCCCCATGACTCATCTAGCGGATGTTCTAAAATTGGCAATATTTCAATATGTGTGTAATTATGCTCTTTTACATAGTCAGCAATTTCATGAGCTAGTTCCCTATAATTTAAAAATTCATTATCATTTTTCCTTTTCCAAGAACCTAAATGAACTTCATAAATTGAAATTGGTTTTTCAAACCAATTCGTTTCTTTTCTCTTTTCAATCCAATTTTTATCTTTCCATTTATATTTATTATTTATATTATAAACAATTGATGCGTTATTTGGTCTAAATTCTGTAAAAAACGCATATGGATCAGATTTTAATAGTATATTACCATCTTTGGTTTTTATTTCAAATCTATATAAATCACCTTCTCTTACAAGTGGAATAAAAATTTCCCAAACACCTGAGGAACCCAGTACTCTCATTTGATGGACTCTTCCATCCCAATTATTAAAATTCCCAACTACACTAACCCTTTTAGCATTTGGAGCCCAAACAGCAAAATATGTTCCTTCAACATCATCTATTTTCAAAGGATGAGCTCCTAATTTTTCATATATTTTATGATTATTGCCTTCATTAAATAAATATAAATCATATTCTGTTATCATAGGTAAAAAACTATATGGATCTCTTGAACTCCAAGTATTTCCCATTTTATCAGTATACTTAAATTCATATTTAAAAAAAGTTTTTCTTTTTAATACTTTTTCAAAAAGTCCATCAGGGTGTATTTTCTCCATTAAGTATTTTCTTTTTGTTTTAGTATTTAAATTTATAATTTCTATATTTTCAGCAAATGGATGAAATGTTCTAATAACTATTTCATTTTCACTTAATTTATGAATTCCTAATACAGAAAAAGGGTCATGATGCTCAGCATTAACTATTTTTATCATTTCATCGTTCAACAAAGAACTCATTATTCCACCCCCGAAACAAATATACTCAAAAAAAAGAGATTTTTTTATTTTATTGGTTTTATTTAATTATAACACAAAATTTTCATCTGTCAAGGAAATTAAAATGTTTTTTTAATAAAAAAAGTTAGGGGAACCCCTAACTTTTTAAATATTTTTTAAACTCAAATATTTCTTTAGAACTTAATTTTTTTATGTCACCAGGATTTTTTACTTCTTCTATTGACCACGGACCAAACTTTATTCTTTTTAATTTAAGAACATTATATCCCAAAGCTTTAAACATTAATCTAATTTGTCTCTTCTTACCTTCATGAATACTTAAAGTTATTTCTGAATATTTTCCTTTTTTTTGAATTTTTTCTATAGTAGCAGGTTGTGTTTTATACCCACCTTCAATAACAATACCATTTTCTATTTTTTTCAAATCTTCATTATTAATATGTTTATTTACTAAAACTTTATATGTCTTATATATTTTATGTTTAGGGTGCAATAATAAATTTGCCAAATCCCCATCATTGGTTAATAGCATTATTCCTGAAGTATTATAATCTAATCTACCAACATGAAATACTTTTTCTTTTATTTTATCTTTAATTAAATCTGATATTGTTTTCCTACCTCTATCATCCTTTAATGCAGATAAATAGCCGATGGGTTTGTGAATTAAATAATATACATAATTATCAATAT
Above is a window of Marinitoga sp. 38H-ov DNA encoding:
- a CDS encoding HD-GYP domain-containing protein; amino-acid sequence: MKIYSIKSIYFFSIIISLISFIISFIIISSLLKQNEQVNKFYENTKLTINVSSDLLEKNFDDYIINYFSSSFKPSILFRAENNEFIEFNYKKFLKSLFYYDIYITGIKNNDLYLLVENNGIKNFFKLNLYKILDEYFSNITLDFEYYITDNDNNFLYGNKTLFNKYNSLILSNKITKERSYYLSDFEIFFDILKIRVFFKVRYFNHIIDYYKTIIYSLIISFIFTIVFISSIYNYIYKNYNINMSLLKNFNIEKLLNSDFKYIKTPIREFNALFEILMKNLEMIKTPFVNAIYENDILKKNINVLKSENNAIVLFLESFKKLLYGKMNYRSFELNFKRIIDDLPFESDLVKENLNMLFEELSLKIIETENIKNNYYEQIEILFQILGKISEIKEYSIKHNKLLGDLSLFIGKKLNLDEISLKGLYYGAISHDIGKSFIPDNILLKPSSLNKEDWELVKKHTKYGFLLVKNINIHPFNIISKIVLTHHEKWNGKGYPYGLSEDEIPIESRIISIVDVFLALISDKPYRKSYSVEEALEIIKKEKGKSFDPKIVDIFIRNFNEIKKIINK
- a CDS encoding alpha-amylase family glycosyl hydrolase, which gives rise to MVFYELFVRSFYDSNNDGIGDLKGLTMKLDYLKELGVEGIWLLPIMQSAAFHGYTVIDFYSINPSYGNIDDFKELIQEAHNRNIKIILDIPINHTSVKCEWFQKAVNGDEKYKNYYVWANEKTNLKEKRHWDDSLIWFKYKNKYFYGLFGSSSPDLNFENKELWNEIKNIFKFWLDLGVDGFRLDAAKHIFDYDIENMKFKYQHEKNIEFWNEMVNYIKNINKNAIIISEIWDSPEIVKKYHGIFDVEFNFPFSYYIKDTIKYHDPRILVQGINETLHHYISGSIKSISGNFFTNHDMERLMTTFNEDINMSKMAFNILMTLPGYPFIYYGDEIGMRGKIIDVNYTEDSQEPMQWYESGFGPGQTEWKGCKFNPPYNFISVEEQEKIKQSILNHVKDLISFRKENKWLENSLISNLFNDRFTISYILKSHNKEIKVYHNIKPQKTKVKKETYKSYKIYGQGIIKDNYIVLEGFSSIILEK
- a CDS encoding transglycosylase SLT domain-containing protein, which translates into the protein MLIFITIINFGETKSYNLTSETNLKLFLTDFMNKEYKLTTGNELKPDRRVLLAESILIASKEFQISPILIAAIIDTETNFRNVIGKYGEIGYMQIRPETAKYIIEMYIDIFKKYDYYKLDLNWIKDRLLYDPKYNILVGTAYLNYLRELHGDITHAIGWYNGGGNSYYLDKVVYKIAQITIEYPII
- a CDS encoding glycerate kinase; the encoded protein is MLKNDLLKIINYTIDSVLPENSVRKNIKKMNILNEKIFLLSIGKAAWRMAKAAKEELKENIKSGIVITKYNHNLGDIDSLEIYEAGHPIPDENSIKATKRVLEIINSLEDDFIILFLISGGGSSLFELPEDNISLDEIQYITHQLLRSGANINEINAIRKRLSKVKGGKFANLVYPKKIKALVLSDVLGDKLESIASGPAYKDINSSKKIEDIIKKYNINVNNSIKKVLFKEPPKNIVNAQHIIIGSVKIACEKAFEKAKDLGYNALLLTTSLSCEAKEAGKFFANIALEELKYNNPIKKPCAIIAGGETIVNVKGNGLGGRNQELSYSFALEVEGLKNIAFASVGTDGTDGPTDAAGGIVDGFTSIKLKTKGLDPYIFLENNDTYNALEEAGDLLKIGPTGTNVNDIIILLVGGN
- a CDS encoding DsrE family protein is translated as MDKLAVLWTTENEETFSKMIFPYVYNSKKKGWFDEVVLIIWGPSQLKAIEKFSDDIKKLIDINVIVEACKWCSDQYNISNELEELGINVRYTGEPLTHYLKNNYKVLSI
- the glgB gene encoding 1,4-alpha-glucan branching protein GlgB — its product is MSSLLNDEMIKIVNAEHHDPFSVLGIHKLSENEIVIRTFHPFAENIEIINLNTKTKRKYLMEKIHPDGLFEKVLKRKTFFKYEFKYTDKMGNTWSSRDPYSFLPMITEYDLYLFNEGNNHKIYEKLGAHPLKIDDVEGTYFAVWAPNAKRVSVVGNFNNWDGRVHQMRVLGSSGVWEIFIPLVREGDLYRFEIKTKDGNILLKSDPYAFFTEFRPNNASIVYNINNKYKWKDKNWIEKRKETNWFEKPISIYEVHLGSWKRKNDNEFLNYRELAHEIADYVKEHNYTHIEILPILEHPLDESWGYQVTGYFSPTSRFGTPEDFMYFVDYMHQNNIGVILDWVPGHFPKDSHGLGKFDGTALYEHMDPRMGEHPDWGTYIFNYGRNEVKNFLISNALYWLDKFHIDGLRVDAVASMLYLDFSRKDGEWVPNIYGGRENLDAIEFLKYFNKITHQYFPGILTIAEESTSWPGITKPIDFDGLGFSMKWNMGWMNDSLRYIERDPLYRKYHQNELTFSMVYAYSENYVLVLSHDEVVHEKGSMINKMPGDYWQKFANLRLFYSYMFAHPGKKLLFMGNDIAQFNEWNCNKSLDWNLLDFESHRKLLKLVTDLNYLYINLPELYELDHSPDGFEWIDFKDEENSVISFIRKGKKDDDLIIAIFNFTPVVRYNYRIGVPREGFYKEILNTDSEIYWGSNVGNQGGVFSEKVPFHGRENSINITLPPLAGIYFKWHKNK
- a CDS encoding pseudouridine synthase; amino-acid sequence: MIKLQTFLQKIGEGSRREIGNLIVLGKVKVNGEIVREPWFKVVEEDIIEINNKKIYVKDEINNIDNYVYYLIHKPIGYLSALKDDRGRKTISDLIKDKIKEKVFHVGRLDYNTSGIMLLTNDGDLANLLLHPKHKIYKTYKVLVNKHINNEDLKKIENGIVIEGGYKTQPATIEKIQKKGKYSEITLSIHEGKKRQIRLMFKALGYNVLKLKRIKFGPWSIEEVKNPGDIKKLSSKEIFEFKKYLKS